A window from Nycticebus coucang isolate mNycCou1 chromosome X, mNycCou1.pri, whole genome shotgun sequence encodes these proteins:
- the SLITRK2 gene encoding SLIT and NTRK-like protein 2 has protein sequence MLSSVWFLSVLTVAGILQTESRKTAKDICKIRCLCEEKENVLNINCENKGFTTVSLLQPPQYRIYQLFLNGNLLTRLYPNEFVNYSNAVTLHLGNNGLQEIRTGAFSGLKTLKRLHLNNNKLEVLREDTFLGLDNLEYLQADYNYISAIEAGAFSKLNKLKVLILNDNLLLSLPSNVFRFVLLTHLDLRGNRLKVMPFAGVLEHIGGIMEIQLEENPWNCTCDLLPLKAWLDTITVFVGEIVCETPFRLHGKDVTQLTRQDLCPRKSASDSSQRGSHVDTHVQRLSPTMNPALNPTRAPKASRPPKMRNRPTPRVTVSKDRQSFGPIMVYQTKSPVPLTCPSSCICTSQSSDNGLNVNCQERKFTNISDLQPKPTSPKKLYLTGNYLQTVYKNDLLEYSSLDLLHLGNNRIAVIQEGAFTNLTSLRRLYLNGNYLEVLYPSMFDGLQSLQYLYLEYNVIKEIKPLTFDALINLQLLFLNNNLLRSLPDNIFGGTALTRLNLRNNHFSHLPVKGVLDQLPAFIQIDLQENPWDCTCDIMGLKDWTEHANSPVIINEVTCESPAKHAGEILKFLGRDAICPDSPNLSDGSILSMNHNTDTPRSLSVSPSSYPELHTEVPLSVLILGLLVVFILSVCFGAGLFVFVLKRRKGVPSVPRSANNLDVSSFQLQYGSYNTETHDKADGHVYNYIPPPVGQMCQNPIYMQKEGDPVAYYRNLQEFSYSNLEEKKEEPATLAYTISANELLEKQATPREPELLYQNIAERIKELPSAGLVHYNFCTLPKRQFAPSYESRRQNQDRINKTVLYGTPRKCFVGQSKPDHPLLQAKPQSEPDYLEVLEKQTAISQL, from the coding sequence TGTGTTAACCGTGGCCGGGATCTTACAGACGGAGAGTCGCAAAACTGCCAAAGACATTTGCAAGATCCGCTGCCTgtgtgaagagaaggaaaacgTACTGAATATTAACTGTGAAAACAAAGGATTTACAACTGTCAGCCTGCTTCAGCCCCCCCAGTATCGAATCTATCAGCTTTTTCTCAATGGAAACCTCTTGACAAGACTATATCCGAACGAATTTGTTAATTACTCCAACGCTGTGACTCTGCACCTGGGTAACAACGGGCTGCAAGAGATCCGAACCGGGGCATTCAGTGGCCTGAAAACTCTCAAGAGATTGCACCTCAACAACAACAAGCTAGAGGTATTGAGGGAGGACACCTTCCTGGGCCTGGATAACCTGGAGTACCTCCAGGCGGACTACAATTATATCAGTGCCATTGAGGCAGGGGCATTCAGCAAACTTAATAAGCTCAAAGTACTCATCCTAAATGACAACCTTCTGCTATCGCTGCCCAGCAATGTGTTTCGCTTTGTCTTGCTGACCCACTTAGACCTGAGGGGAAATAGGCTGAAAGTCATGCCTTTTGCTGGAGTCCTTGAACATATCGGAGGAATCATGGAGATTCAACTGGAGGAAAACCCGTGGAATTGCACTTGTGACTTACTTCCTCTCAAAGCTTGGCTGGACACCATAACTGTTTTCGTGGGAGAGATTGTCTGTGAAACTCCCTTTAGACTGCATGGGAAAGATGTGACCCAACTGACCAGGCAAGACCTCTGTCCCAGAAAAAGTGCCAGTGACTCCAGCCAGAGAGGCAGCCATGTTGACACACATGTCCAAAGGCTGTCACCTACAATGAATCCTGCTCTCAACCCAACAAGGGCTCCAAAAGCCAGCCGGCCTCCCAAAATGAGAAATCGTCCAACTCCCAGAGTGACTGTGTCAAAGGACAGACAGAGTTTTGGACCGATCATGGTGTACCAGACCAAGTCCCCTGTGCCCCTCACCTGCCCCAGTAGCTGTATCTGCACCTCTCAGAGCTCAGACAATGGTCTAAACGTAAACTGCCAAGAAAGGAAGTTCACTAATATCTCTGACCTGCAGCCCAAACCTACCAGTCCAAAGAAACTCTACCTAACAGGGAACTATCTTCAAACTGTCTATAAGAATGACCTTTTAGAATATAGTTCTTTGGATTTGTTGCATTTAGGGAACAACAGGATTGCAGTCATCCAGGAAGGTGCCTTTACAAACCTGACCAGTTTACGCAGACTTTATCTGAATGGCAATTACCTTGAAGTGCTGTATCCTTCTATGTTTGATGGACTGCAGAGCTTGCAATATCTCTATTTAGAGTATAATGTCATTAAGGAAATTAAGCCACTGACCTTTGATGCTTTGATTAACCTTCAGCTACTGTTTCTGAATAACAACCTACTGCGGTCCTTACCTGATAATATATTTGGGGGCACAGCTCTCACAAGGCTGAATCTGAGAAACAACCATTTTTCTCACCTGCCTGTGAAAGGAGTGCTAGATCAGCTTCCAGCTTTTATCCAGATAGATCTGCAAGAGAACCCATGGGACTGTACCTGTGACATCATGGGGCTAAAGGACTGGACAGAACATGCCAATTCCCCTGTCATCATCAATGAAGTGACGTGTGAGTCTCCTGCTAAGCATGCAGGGGAGATACTGAAGTTTCTGGGGAGGGATGCTATTTGTCCAGACAGTCCAAACCTGTCAGATGGATCCATCTTATCAATGAATCATAACACAGACACTCCTCGGTCACTTAGTGTGTCTCCTAGTTCCTATCCTGAACTACACACTGAAGTTCCACTTTCTGTCTTAATTTTGGGATTGCTTGTTGTTTTCATCTTATCTGTCTGCTTTGGGGCCGGTTTATTCGTCTTTGTCCTGAAACGCCGAAAGGGAGTGCCAAGTGTTCCCAGGAGTGCCAACAACCTGGACGTAAGTTCTTTTCAGTTACAGTATGGGTCTTATAACACTGAGACTCACGATAAAGCAGATGGCCATGTCTATAACTATATACCCCCACCTGTGGGTCAAATGTGCCAAAACCCCATCTACATGCAGAAGGAAGGAGACCCAGTAGCTTATTACCGAAACCTGCAAGAGTTTAGCTACAGTAAcctggaggagaaaaaagaagagccaGCCACACTTGCTTACACAATAAGTGCCAATGAGTTGCTAGAAAAGCAGGCCACACCAAGAGAGCCCGAGCTGCTGTATCAAAATATTGCTGAGAGAATCAAGGAACTCCCCAGTGCAGGGCTTGTACACTATAACTTTTGTACCCTACCTAAAAGGCAGTTCGCCCCTTCATATGAATCTCGACGCCAAAACCAAGACAGAATCAATAAAACCGTTTTGTATGGAACTCCCAGGAAATGCTTTGTGGGGCAGTCAAAACCTGACCACCCTTTACTGCAAGCAAAGCCGCAATCAGAACCAGACTACCTCGAAGTTCTGGAAAAACAAACTGCAATCAGTCAGCTGTAA